The Salvia splendens isolate huo1 chromosome 21, SspV2, whole genome shotgun sequence genome includes a window with the following:
- the LOC121785037 gene encoding U3 snoRNP-associated protein-like YAOH, translated as MKGGKRRSSNPAKGRTNSKKRFSSIADDSFFEATEQKRRRKFENDEEIKSSDEDGGDSDSEKEAGEKEEEIEETPAEKRKRLADAFLEKLRAKEREREENEESEEEGEGRREREGERDTLIAKILQQDQLEESGRVRRALASRVQKPERSEGFRFLVKHRQSVTCVALSEDDSRGFSASKDGTIVHWDVETGKSEKYLWPSDEVLKAHGLKDPQGRAKKQSRQVLALAVSSDGRYLASGGLDRHVHLWDVRTRQHLQAFPGHKGPISCLTFRQGTAELFSGSFDRSIKIWNAEDRTYISTLFGHQSEVLTIDSLRKERVLTVGRDRTMHLWKVPEESQLVFRAPASSLECCCFINNDDFLSGSDDGNVELWNALRKKPVHIVKNAHVSCSENKSDQNNLEGLSNGHKENEAQDSSRNGSAALSWVSSVAVCRSSDLAASGAGNGLVRLWAIENESKGLRPLFELNLDGFVNSLAFAKSGKFLIAGVAQEPRLGRWGRAASAKNGVALHPLKLS; from the exons ATGAAGGGCGGCAAAAGGAGGTCGTCTAATCCGGCCAAGGGCAGAACTAACAGTAAGAAGCGGTTCTCCTCCATCGCCGATGATTCCTTTTTCGAAGCTACGGAGCAGAAGCGGCGCCGCAAATTCGAGAACGACGAAGAGATTAAGAGCAGTGACGAAGATGGAGGTGATTCCGATTCCGAGAAGGAGGCGggggagaaggaggaggagatAGAGGAGACGCCAGCGGAGAAGCGGAAACGGTTGGCCGACGCCTTTCTCGAGAAGCTCAGGGCGAAGGAGAGGGAAAGAGAGGAAAATGAGGAATCGGAGGAGGAAGGTGAAGGGCGGAGGGAGAGGGAAGGTGAGAGGGATACGCTCATTGCGAAGATTTTGCAGCAGGATCAACTCGAAGAGAGCGGCCGCGTTCGACGAGCTCTTGCTTCGag GGTTCAGAAGCCAGAAAGGAGTGAAGGGTTTCGATTTTTAGTAAAGCACAGGCAATCTGTCACTTGTGTGGCTCTATCTGAGGATGACTCTAGGGGATTTTCGGCTTCCAAGGATGGTACCATTGTTCACTGGGATGTTGAGACTGGGAAGTCCGAAAAGTACCTCTGGCCTTCTGATGAAGTTTTGAAGGCTCATGGTTTGAAGGACCCGCAAGGTCGAGCTAAGAAGCAAAGTAGACAGGTTCTAGCATTGGCTGTTAGCTCTGATGGTCGGTATCTAGCTAGTGGAGGCCTTGATCGGCATGTTCATCTGTGGGATGTTCGCACACGCCAGCACCTTCAG GCTTTTCCGGGACATAAAGGACCTATTTCTTGCTTAACATTTAGGCAAGGTACTGCAGAGCTCTTCTCTGGCTCATTTGATCGTTCTATCAAGATTTGGAATGCAGAAGATAGGACTTACATAAGCACACTATTTGGTCACCAGAGTGAAGTTTTAACCATTGACAGCTTGAGAAAAGAACGTGTATTGACTGTTGGACGTGACCGTACCATGCATTTGTGGAAG GTACCGGAAGAATCACAATTAGTATTTAGAGCTCCGGCATCTTCACTGGAGTGCTGTTGCTTTATTAATAATGATGATTTCTTGTCGGGTTCTGATGATGGAAATGTTGAGCTCTGGAATGCGCTGCGCAAGAAGCCTGTCCATATTGTAAAGAATGCACACGTCTCATGTAGTGAAAACAAGTCTGATCAGAATAATTTGGAAGGGCTCTCAAATGGCCACAAAG AAAATGAGGCCCAGGATTCATCAAGAAATGGTTCAGCTGCTCTTTCCTGGGTCAGCTCGGTGGCTGTCTGTAGAAGCAGTGATCTTGCTGCTTCAGGAGCTGGAAATGGATTAGTGCGCCTTTGGGCTATTGAAAATGAGTCTAAAGGCCTTCGTCCCTTATTTGAACTCAACTTG GACGGATTTGTAAATTCTTTGGCATTTGCGAAATCTGGAAAGTTCCTAATTGCTGGGGTTGCACAG GAGCCTCGATTGGGAAGGTGGGGACGTGCTGCTTCTGCTAAAAATGGAGTTGCATTACATCCTTTGAAGCTGTCTTGA